Proteins from a genomic interval of Sinobacterium caligoides:
- a CDS encoding tail protein X, with translation MTKTYQTLQGDMLDEICWKHYVMDAASASAALVMDPDLIGSPLLRQILSQQSINGSDISTIVSRVIDENTHLLQYDVVLPAGINIILPDVQQVAVEPVVTLWD, from the coding sequence ATGACCAAAACATATCAAACACTACAAGGTGATATGCTGGATGAGATTTGCTGGAAGCACTATGTAATGGATGCTGCTTCCGCTTCTGCAGCTTTAGTGATGGACCCTGATTTGATCGGTTCACCTCTACTAAGGCAGATACTTTCACAGCAGAGCATAAATGGTTCTGACATATCTACTATTGTCTCTCGCGTTATCGATGAGAACACACATCTTCTACAATATGATGTTGTATTGCCGGCTGGCATTAACATTATCTTGCCAGATGTACAGCAAGTTGCAGTTGAGCCTGTTGTCACGCTATGGGATTAA
- a CDS encoding phage tail protein produces the protein MSRVMMTLGVFPFYINTASYEQLQHTASYQWAEQKRLNRSSFKHVGIGGPSYQYMGPGEQTVNLNGTIYPQYKGERISLSALRLSASLGVALPLINAKGLLFGRWFIEKIDQSDNHFYPNGEAKKICFSLTIKRYNEDVSSLPGIMK, from the coding sequence ATGAGTAGAGTCATGATGACGTTGGGTGTTTTTCCATTTTATATTAATACTGCGAGTTATGAGCAGTTGCAGCACACGGCAAGCTACCAGTGGGCCGAGCAAAAGCGACTTAATCGTAGTAGCTTTAAACATGTGGGTATTGGCGGGCCTTCTTACCAATATATGGGGCCGGGAGAGCAGACCGTTAACTTAAACGGGACGATTTATCCTCAGTATAAAGGCGAGCGTATCAGCCTATCAGCACTGCGTTTATCTGCTAGTTTAGGCGTCGCGCTGCCACTGATCAATGCTAAAGGATTGTTATTTGGTCGTTGGTTTATCGAGAAGATTGATCAGTCAGATAACCATTTTTACCCCAACGGTGAAGCTAAAAAGATTTGTTTTTCTTTGACGATTAAGCGCTACAACGAAGATGTTAGTAGCCTGCCAGGAATAATGAAATGA